From Drosophila virilis strain 15010-1051.87 chromosome X, Dvir_AGI_RSII-ME, whole genome shotgun sequence, the proteins below share one genomic window:
- the LOC6633776 gene encoding uncharacterized protein, protein MSDTNDVEKQKLKFTGCCSLTDGELSKLYNLDMLTDGELAAVGVERDSLIDDYRHLHEMSQMRELERLPTLSKRFVSKLKRPKFKSPRKPTKPFNYDLLNKFFRCMQSESVAFCCFMEQELKIITDFQRDTKILLLSPREREFARYESYFDYLDALYQNGEQDRVISIVAKVMINFHRDPNPVKLLPGFGRGYGPHYTRNRTVVVKHKPKFTNF, encoded by the exons ATGAGCGATACGAATG atgttgaaaaacaaaaacttaaatttaccGGCTGCTGCAGTTTAACAGATGGCGAATTGTCCAAGCTATACAATCTGGACATGCTCACCGATGGCGAGCTGGCCGCTGTGGGCGTGGAGCGCGATTCACTGATCGATGATTATCGTCATCTGCACGAGATGTCCCAGATGCGCGAACTGGAGCGCCTGCCAACGCTATCGAAACGTTTCGTTTCCAAGCTGAAGAGGCCAAAATTTAAATCGCCACGCAAACCGACAAAGCCATTCAATTATGATCTATTGAATAAGTTCTTTCGCTGCATGCAGTCCGAATCTGTGGCATTCTGTTGCTTCATGGAACAggaattgaaaattataacCGATTTTCAACGAGATACCAAAATTCTGCTGTTGTCACCCAGAGAGCGTGAATTCGCTCGCTATGAATCATACTTTGATTATCTGGATGCATTGTACCAAAACGGCGAACAGGATCGCGTCATATCAATTGTGGCCAAGGTGATGATCAATTTCCATCGTGATCCCAATCCAGTTAAGCTACTGCCCGGTTTCGGGCGCGGCTATGGCCCACATTATACGCGCAATCGCACTGTCGTCGTCAAGCACAAGCCCAAATTTACCAATTTTTAG